The following is a genomic window from Meriones unguiculatus strain TT.TT164.6M chromosome 7, Bangor_MerUng_6.1, whole genome shotgun sequence.
ACATTGCAAACCCAGCAACACTGGAGCCCTCAGTCATAGAATAATAAAGACATTGTTTCCAACTCAGAACTGACCAGGAGCGATCTGGGAAAACGAAACCTATCTCATTGGCTGCTTTtcctggagagaggagaggaaaatgaAACCTACCCCATTGGTTCCCTTCCTTCACTGGGTGTGTCTTCAACCAGAGTGGATTTTTTGGGCCCGGAAGAGCAGGAAACCTCTCTTTCCAGCGTCTTCAGGAAATCTTAACTGAGCAAGGCCAGGAAAGAGACAGCTCCTTCTTGACGGCCTAGCCTTACTTAGGTGGTGAAGGTCCTCAGAGGCTGAGGGGAGGGCAGTATACAGTCCCTCTCTGGCTCTCCTTTACTTCTCATAAAGGCACCCATCATCAAAGCTGTGTGCCTAGAAGGGAGGGACCGAGGTCCCCACTTGTCTCCCTAGGCTAGAGGGTAGGTGAAGTGAGCTGTAAATGTTCGGAGAACCAGCCAGAATCTGCCATTATTGTAAGCAGCTGTGCCTGGCTGGCTTAGAGCCCAATAATATGAATGAGTCCCAGTGATTGGAGATGGCTCAAAGGGTTTACAAAACCGActtgtaggagaaaaaaaaaatgcagaacaaAAGATTGACCTGAGTGAGACAATAAAAGAGATCCCAGAAGGGGAAGTCTGAGAcactgggaaaggaagagggtaGAAGGATGTCCTGTCCTATGTAAATGATTGCAAATTGGGGGAGGGTCCTAACCTAGGTGTTGGGACCCTAGAAGAGTCCAGTGGCCCTATCTGTCCAAAAGACTTGATCCTGTTTCTATCAGTTGGCCACTGCAGCTATGCTAATAAAAGATGACAAAGTGACTTTGGTTCAGGAGCTATTCCTAACCACCACATACTCTGTTGAAGCCCTTTTGAGGTGGGGTTGTGGAGGGTGCTAGGGAACTGGATGTCCAATGCCTGAATAATATATTATCAAGCATTTCTCCATATCGGGTTCTATGAAGCTTGAGCTAGCAATCCAGGCAACCTGCTGCCAGACAGTAACCCAACAGAACCTCTCCTTGATTGCCTGGAAGTGACTGATGCAGTCTAACCCAGAAGATCTGACCTAACAGATGCCCACACGCAACCTTATCCCACTCTGTGTGCTCCCCCAATAGACTTCTGCATGCCTTTCCATGTCCCATCCATTTGCCCCTCTTCCAGGAAGGCTTCCAGATCTTTCACATGAGATCAGCTCCCTACCCCTCTGTGTTCCATGAATATGCCTGCTACCTGTTACTGCAGTGAACACTGTCTTGTGTCCCAATTGTTTCATAAATgccaggatcctcctgcctcggagACCTCTGGGTGTCAGTGTGGGCTCTGTCCAGCACTGCATTATGCACTACGTGGGCATTGCGTGAGGGTGTGTGGTCAGGGTCCCGGAACATAAGACAGGAATTTTAGCCTCCTTTTCAATGCTACAGATGTTATAAATGGTGGTGACCAGTTTTTTATTCCACCTCCTTCCTGAGGTACCAGCACTTTAGCTTACCCAGAGGCATTCCTGGTggtttcctgtctcagcctcttagCAGTACGGTGGGTAGCTATAGGTTGCTAGCCCTGGATATCCAGAACCATTGATGAGGAAGGACCCACAGCTCTGGGATCAGTGGTTTGGCTAGCTCTCACCTTTGCCTTGTGACAGAAACCTTTGTCAGTCCAACTTAAAGGTCCCCCAAAGCCTCCATGTCACACAGACTGTTGCCACTAAGGCACGGACTACCTCAAGTGTTCTGCCTACTGACTGTGTGCTGGCCAGCCTGTCACCTCCCTCTGATCTCCAGTCTGAGGCTGGCTGGGGAAACCTGAAGATCTGAAATGCTCAGTCCACAACTCCATTCAAAGAGCCACCACAATCGAAGATAGGCATGCCAGCAgataacctttattttttttttttctctttctctgactccagtgagggttctttttttttggggggggttcgtCTTGGTAGATTATCTCCTGGATAGACTTTGGGTTCCACTCGTAGAGGTGTCATCTCCCAAGTTCAAAACAAGGCTCCTAAGATTGCCCCAGCAGTGCCCAGGATGATGCTGGATGATGTAGAGAGTCCAGCGGCCCCTGGGAAGGAGACAGTGCAGTGACAGGGAATGGCCGGAGGCTTAGAGATGGCCCCTTCCCTTTTGTCTGAACCCAGGGCCCCTGCTTTAGACAGAGATATTCAAAGTGAactagaaggagaagacagaTCTGGGCAAACTGAGATACGGGAAGGAGAGCTATCCAGAGAGGAATGTCCTCTCTACATAGCAGGACAGAGGGGGACATGCTGGAGGACACCCAGGGCCTGGATAGCATGCATCTTGGACCAGGGCTCCTCATACTTCTGCCATCCAGCACCCCCCACCCCTGCACTATACCCCAACCTTGCTGAGGATGAACCAGAAAGTAGGGGCAGAGCTAGAAGACACATGTCATAGTAGAAGGTGGGACtgtgaagagaggaagggagatacCTTCCTTGGCTTGGTCTTCAGTCCTCTTGCCTGGTCTGACACTTACCCACTGATTGGAGTGTAGCTACCAGGCTTCCTGCTGCAACACCACCTCCATTGGCGATTGCTGATGCAGACATCATCTTGGCTGCTATGGATGAGGCCGCAATTCCTGCCCCAGTGAAGCCCATGGCACTCAGGGTTACAGGTGCAGCTGTCAAGGCCAAAGCTGTGGGGAGAGGAACTGTGTGGGGGTGGGCTCAGGGAAAAGACCCACCCAGGAATCTCTTTAATGTTTCTGAGGTCCTTCTATTCTGGGTAGCATTGAAAGTGGTCCCAAGGCAAAGAAGGCTAGGGAAGGGAGCCAGGTGGAGGCAAAGAGGACAGTGAAGAGACAGAGCTATAGGCTTGCCAGGCTGTATGACACTCGAGACGTCATCACCCTTCACTGGGGTTTGGGTTTGTGAGGGGTAAAATTAACCACTGTGGTTTTTCAGCAACTG
Proteins encoded in this region:
- the LOC110555943 gene encoding interferon alpha-inducible protein 27-like protein 2 isoform X1, whose protein sequence is MLGAVIGGALALTAAPVTLSAMGFTGAGIAASSIAAKMMSASAIANGGGVAAGSLVATLQSVGAAGLSTSSSIILGTAGAILGALF
- the LOC110555943 gene encoding interferon alpha-inducible protein 27-like protein 2 isoform X2, encoding MLALALTAAPVTLSAMGFTGAGIAASSIAAKMMSASAIANGGGVAAGSLVATLQSVGAAGLSTSSSIILGTAGAILGALF